The Megalobrama amblycephala isolate DHTTF-2021 linkage group LG10, ASM1881202v1, whole genome shotgun sequence DNA segment tatatacaataaatatataataggcctatataaataattaataaataaattataattaattggCTAATTAGATGCTGaacaatactgttaaaaattagTCTTCAAAGTTGCTGTGTGtgaaaaattatatagtttatgcattttaaaaacagaTATTCCATATTGTCTGTATTAAAGCTAAAGATGCATATGGACTTCCTTAGTTCTTGGAAGGCCAAAACACTTCAGATTTTAGCTTTATTACTAATTAACTAAACTCTGCTGCAGGGCTGTTATGGGGTTAGATTCCTGCCAATAGTATTGCAGTCACGGATCAAAAAATAACAAGCGtgaatcaaaaatgtaaaaaaaacatgtaaaaatatattacacaaacttaaaaaaataatgcaaaatgatcAGAATGGCAAAGAACGTGGTCACGGATCAAAAAATAATAAGCGTGAATCGAAAAATTAAAAgcgcatttaaaaaaataacaagcatGTTAGTAGGCTGAGTTTTCCAAACTTGTACCGGGAGTTCTATATGTAGTCATTTGATTGTTGTTCCACCTTTCGGTCAGCAGCAAAGTATATGTCCCGTGCTAAGAAGTGAGCAATAGCAATAGCCCTGTTtgtaagaagaagaaagagagcagATTGACAGTGTTTGTCATGTCTCCATGACACAGCTTTTCTCCTGATGTCTCTATACGACCAGCAAACTTGTATTGTATAGCTCTGGAAATTCCAACACAGTAAATAGCTGTTCATCCATTTTGCTTTCCGATTGTTTGGATGCCCCGTTGCTATTGGTCACGAGGGTAATCGTCACAGAGCGCAGCGGCAAAATTGAACTATTTTGAACTTTGACCGCGGCGTGCGCAAGCTGCGCTTCGCTATGTGTGCGATTTGGTCGACGCAGTCCTCGCGCGGCGGAAGCCATTGAAACAAATGGGTTTCATAGCGCATACCGCGtcctgtgtgaaagggccttaagtttactgaagaaaacctgctcccgaccaggttaggttcacagagtaagttaccatggtaactgactctgagtataaGTTACCTTTAGTTCAGAAACGGGCCTGACTTACCCTGCTTTCTCGGGTTTGACATACATCCcattctgaaatggaaaacccaggtttccctcatttcaggttaacatactcagagttttcacttaacctcctttctgaaacgggCCACGGGTTGATCTTTAACAACAACAATGAAGAAGTATATTAGCTACAGTAGAAAGAAGAGCAAACATGGAAAGAagagcaaagagaaaaacaTCACAAGCGTACAAAAGAGTAAAATATCAGCAGAAAATGTAAGAGAGCACAAAGTACAGAGTAATAAAAGCAAGgaaaacaacttttaagaacACATAAACACAAGTTTAAGATTTGTGCAATATCATTtttgtgtttaaagttttgatttatgcttgttattttttaaatagcctacacttttaatttttcaattCACGCTTATTATATTTCAATCCGTGACCACATTCTTTAATACtaaagaggattagggccaagcaataataaaaaaataaaactatctcaagattaaagttaaGAAAAAACTCagaagtcgagataaaatgttgagaataaactcgttaaattacgagaaaaaaatctttaaatttcgagaaaaaagtcattaaattacgaatttgttttcataatttaatgactttttttctcgtaatttaatgactttattctcataatttaatgactttattctcaacattttatctcgatttttttctcgaaattttacatttttctcataatttaacgaatttgttctcgtaatttaacaacttttttctcataatttaatgactttattctcaacattttatctcgacttttttctcgaaatttaacgagttttttctcgtaatttaacgagtttattctcaacattttattaaaactttttttctcgaaatttaacatctttaatctcgagatggttttatttttttattattgcttggccctaatcctcttccgttcTTTGCCATTCTGataattttgcattattttttacttttgtgttatatatttttacatgtgtttttaaaattttgattcacGCTTATTATTTTTTGATCCGTGACTGCAATACTTTAGGCGGGAATCTAACCCCATAGGCTGTGTGCACTCCTGAGGCGATTGCTTTGAGGAGgcttttattttggtgtttTCTCTGTAGCAGCCATGGCGTCTGTAGTCTCCATAGGGTAGACTCATACGTCCTCGTGACTTCATCTACAGCTTGCAACATACTTCTGCGATCTGTGGTTTTATGTTCCTGTCGTTAATCTGGTGAGTAACCCTTGGTAAATATAACTTTTAATGTTATGCATACGTGGACACGTGCGCATGCATTTGGATTTGTTCATCGAttgacaattattattttttttacattctccTTGCATTTTATTTGATGACGGGATGTCAGGGCTGATTACAGCCTGTAAACTAAATAACTAACGCAATTTGACATGTCATTGTAAATGAACTAATATTATAGCCGTTCAGTATGTGGATTTCACCTGCTTATACAGTAACGTTACTCATGTTTATTCATCCTCTGGTCTAATAGTCAAAGATTACCCTCATGTAACGTAAAGAATAGCtaatattatgtattttgaaGCTGGTTTAACATCTCTAGGTCAAACGATCATAGtagattaaaaatattattcaaGCCAACACAGAAAAAAGGTgttaaaattgtacctttaggggtacaacagCTTGTCGCTGGGCCAGTAACGTTACCCTTAAAAGGATATCTTTGTACCTTTTTTACTCCAAaaaggtacatattagtaccttagaGTACAAATACGTACCTTAcggtactaatatgtacctttttagaagtaaaaaaggtacaaaaatgtcatttttaaaggtaCTGGCCCAGCGTCAAACTGTACctctaaaggtacaattttaacACCTTTTTTTCTGTGTGAACACAACGATTGCGAGTGTTATATTTCTATTACacatttaaataagtaaatatggAGTAACtttcattactttttttttttttttttatacaaaatctTACCTTTCAATTAACGAACTCTTCAACTACAATAATTTTATAActagatttttgtttttaatacatttaaaagagtcAAACATAAGAAATTCAACCATAAAGACCTTAAAACATGGTTTGGAGTTACTCCTTTTacttttatgtaatattttcatcTATATCCAAAATATTTCATAAAGTataatcacaaaaatatatgCCATAAAGAATTTTTTAATTCTCGAATCATGTACCAAAATAGTTCTAAACAAAGTCAGCAGAATCGCGTGACACATATCtaagtgaaatggcttctcgaacccccccaaaaaagaaaaaggttaGGGCAGGACTTGGTTTTCGGGTATTGATCAGTAGGAATTGAGTGGATTGTTGAATCGTTGTGgcttgctattgctgtgatctcatgtgagtggcAGGTTGTCCCGTCCTCGCTTCAGTAAACCCGTAATCAGAaaagagatgtcactgcaagaaGGGGAAATtactttgattaaagattactaatgcacatgaattttttaaaaaaaataatgatgtgcacgtataaatcatttataataaatactgcaatattccataaaaaaataagaattgtcaatttttatttaattgtgctAAACCAAGAATATATTTGCTATTTTTGTATTTGTAGACAGATATGCTGCCTGTAGTGGTGGTGCATGGAGGTGCTGGTCATATCCCTAAGGAAAGAGCTGAGCTCTCTACTATCGGTGTGAAAGAGGCAGCCAGGACTGGGTATGTCATCCTCCAGAAGGGTGGAAGTGCCATGGATGCTGTGGTTGAAGCAGTGACCTTGATGGAGAACAACCCAAGATTCAATGCAGGTACTCATAATAATCATATATTCAATTAGATTCATATTTCATGTCTAATTCCTAAAACTACATCCAGGATAAAAAGAAAACTCGGGTTATGCCCAAATGTCATAGGTCGGGGGTCAGTGCTAAATGTGAAGGGGGAGGTAGAGATGGATGCACTTGTGATGGATGGCAGGACTCTAGCTAGCGGGGCTGTGTCAGCAGTCAGAAGAGTGGCTAACCCAGTTCAACTGGCCAGGCTTGTCATGGAAAAGGTAttgttgtaaaatgtaatacatACCTGTATTCTCAAAATACTCTACACCATGGGAGATTTAGTTTTGAGTAATCTACAGTTACCAAGATTAAAAAACTAAGTGATACACAGTACACCATAATTAAGGAATACTAGGCTATATGCTATCAGATGTTTTTTGCATACATTGAATGCAATCATTAGATGATTTTAGAACATTTCAAATAGTCAAATTAATAATATGAATGATGTCTGTCCTCTCTCTGGAGACCAACCACTTGTGTCTGACGGCTGAAGGGGCCTCTAAGTTTGCCAGAAGCATGGGTGTACCAGAAGTGCCTGAGGAGTCATTGATCACAGACTATGCCAAGATGCGCTGGAAGAAGAACCTGGGGCCAGATGCCAACCCTGTGGAATGCCAAATGTAAAGCTTTTATGTAATGAAAACTGGTACAAAGTGCTGACATAATGTTTTTGGCATAAGATGTCTAATGTCTAGAACTTCTACTAAGAAAAGAGTCGCAACaatagttaaagggatagttcatctctgtcatcatttaccttCATGTTGCTTCAAACCAGTGACTTTCTTGCTTGCTTGTAATGTCCATATTAACACCAATATTATgtcaacacaaaaacacatacatactgtacatacatatacagtatctcacaaaagcgagtacacccctcacatttcagcaaccattttatTGTATGTTCTCAAGGGATGatactatagaaatgaaaattgGATATACTTTAGAGTAGACAATGTGCAGCTTGTGTAGTAGTAcagatttactgtcctctgaaaataactcaacatacagccattattgtctaaataactggcaacaaaagtgagtacaccctaagtgaacatgtcaaaactgtgtccaaaatgtcaatattttgtgtgagcaCCATTGTTATTTAGCACTGCCTTAATCCTCCTGGGCATGGAATTCTCCAGAGCTGCACAGGTTGTTGCTGGGATCCTCTTCCACTTCTCCATAATGACATTACGGAGCTGCTGGATGTTAGACACATGACGCTTCTCCATCTTCCgcttgaggatgccccacaggtGCTCAATAGGGTTCAGGTCTGGAGACATACCTGGCCACTCCATCACCTTCAGCTTCCTCAGCAAGGCAGTTGTCATCTTGgtggtgtgtttggggtcattatcatGCTGTTCAGCCCAGTTTCTGAAGCGAGGGCATCATGTTCTACTTCAGaatgtcacagtacatgttggaATCCATGCTTCCCTCAATGAAGCAGAGCTGCCCATTACCAGCAGCAATCATGCAGCCACAGACCATGATGCTACCACCACCAtacttgactgtaggcaagacacaattTTCTTGGTTCTTCTTACCAGGGCGTCGCCACACATGCAGGACACCATCTGAGCCAAACAAGTTTATCTTAGTCTCATTAGACCACaagacatggttccagtaattcaTGCTCTTGGAcaggttgtcttcagcaaactgtttgtggGCTTTCTTGTGAGCCAGCTTCAGAAGAGGCTTTCTTCTGGGACGACGGCCATGCAAACCGGCTTGTtgcagtgtgcggcgtatggtctgagcactgacaagcTGACCTTCCGCTTCTGCAACCTCtaaagcaatgctggcagcactcatgcatctGTTTTTTGAAGCCAGCTTCTGCACCTCACGCACAGCACGAGGactcaacttctttggcctGGCCTGGAAAACCTCTCTCTATGACCCTGGCCACTGTGCTGTAACTCAGTTTCATGGTGTTACTGATTTCCTTATAGCCTAGGCCATCTTTGTGGAGAGCAACAATTCTAATTCTCAAATCCTCAAAGAGTTTGTTGCCAtaaggtgccatgttgaacatccagtgaccagtatgagagaatTGTACTCAAAGCACCAAATTTTAACTGCTCTAATACAAGATTCACACATTTGTATGGTCCTGTCAagcagacaaaaacatgaacatggtGAATAGGACATGTGGCTTTGCATGGTTAAACAACATACAACTGTTatcacttagggtgtactcacttttttTGCCAGCTATTTTAacaataatggctgtatgttAAGTTATTTTCAGAGGACAGTAAATGTATACTGCTATACACGCAGCACATTGACTACTCTAAAATATATCCAAGTTTCATTTCGATAGTATTGTCCCTTGAGAAGATATActaaaatggttgctgaaatgtgaggggtgtactcacttttgtgagatactgtacaTATGttcattgaaaaagaaaaacgtTAAAGGAAAGTCAGTAGTTTTCCATATTCTGTGCATTTACttcaaatgtatatataaagttCTGTTGTGAAACTCCAGATGGCACACCAGGGGCAGTTTTAAGATTTCATCCTCAAGGGGGGTAAGTCCTGAGTGAGAATGTATAGCAAGAGACCATTGCCTAAATAGTGCCTCTTTGAAAATCAGCACCACTCTATTACTATATAGTAAGACAAAAGTAGCCTATCGCTTACTTTGGTACCAAGTCAATacaaaaatgttataaattatataatgataACAGTCttgctgcagtttttttttctactggccTGGTCAGGTCAGTGGATCAGATATTTACTTGCCCAGGCAAAACATTCACTGGCCCCgcctaaataaataacattttagacaccagtgaaatttcacaattctcgATTCCAATTAACGAACACAGCAAAAACTAatactagcctaactaatataaagttcaaacattaaagacaagtaaacagtataaatgataaaataagaaccattaaacaaattacaagcaataacacaaataaatacaatagaacaaaaaatttaataaaataaactgcaaattaaataaacagtacTTTACAGTGCATATGAAAACCATATTACTGTAAAAAGTAAACAGATACCTAAAGCTACAGAAGTTGTTTAGTTAAGAACAGTGAGTTATTctcactttttcttttgttgtttgattaacattactAACAGAAGGAAAGAGAAGGTATATGAGGCTGCTGTTACTTTAGGGCCTAATGCAcgaattcatttaaaaacatgtattcgtattgaaaaaaatctgatattttcttaactgtttacattcacataaCATAAGTCACAACCAACTATTTTACGTAGATACTCATcaagacgggcattttgacattttgtgtgtatgtgctcaagaagacgtgaaagagaaaTTAGTT contains these protein-coding regions:
- the asrgl1 gene encoding isoaspartyl peptidase/L-asparaginase yields the protein MLPVVVVHGGAGHIPKERAELSTIGVKEAARTGYVILQKGGSAMDAVVEAVTLMENNPRFNAGRGSVLNVKGEVEMDALVMDGRTLASGAVSAVRRVANPVQLARLVMEKTNHLCLTAEGASKFARSMGVPEVPEESLITDYAKMRWKKNLGPDANPVECQMGKMGTVGAVAVDIDGNIACATSTGGMINKMEGRVGDTPCVGCGGYADNKIGAVSPTGHGEAIMKVTLSRLILFHMEQGKTPEEASDLALAYMKERVEGLGGVVVVDPKGTWAARFSSLQMSWAAAQKGELHFGLYHGEDFVEPVQEDK